The region CCGTACGTCGGTTCCGGGGGCGCCGGTTGCCCGTAGTGCGCCTCGTACTCCCTCTCCATCGCCGCCAGCGCCGGGTCCGTGTAGTCCGAGTCCAGTTGGCGTGCCTCGGCGAGCCCGATGCCCCGCTGGAATGCGGCCATGAGGCCGGGGTCGTGCCCGACGACGTGTTCGCTCTCCGGCCGGGGAGCCGCCGGGCCACCGCGCAGTTGGGGTGCGAGGTGTTCCTGGGCGCGGCGGCGGGGCAGTTGGGGTTTGCCCATGGTGCCGCGCACGGCGCCGGTCCGGGGGGTGGGTGCCGCGCCCACGTTGTCGGCGACGGTCCGCCGGTCGTCGGGGCGGATGCCGGGCATCGCCTCGGCGGGGTTGGGCCGCTCCACGCGGGCCCCCGGACGGGCAGCGGAGCCGGGCCTCGGCCGTTCGGCGCCGGTGCGGCGGTCCGGGGGGCCTCCGGACGCCGCCCCGTCGAGCCGCCGAACTGCGGGCCGGGGCCGGATGTGGTGGGCGACGGGGGCCGCTCCTCGTGTCCGGCGGCCGACGGGCGCTGCCGGGGCGGCTCGGCCACCCTCCGCATGCTCCCCGTGTCCTGGGTCCGGGCCGGGGCGGGGGCGTGGGGCTGAGCCGGGGCCTGGGACCGCGGCTGGGGTACGCCCCCGGTCTTGCCCGGCCCCGTGTCCATGCCCAGCAGGCCCTGGGGTACGACGAGTACGGCCTGCACGCCGCCGTAGATGTTGGTCTGGAGCCGGACGTGGATGCCGTGCCGACGGGCGAGCTGGGAGACCACGAAGAGCCCGATGCGGCCGTCCTGGAGCAGGCTGGCGACGTTGACCTGGTCGGGGTCGGTGAGCAGCGTGTTCATCTTGTGCTGCTCGTCCACGGGCATACCGAGTCCGCGGTCCTCGACCTCGATGGCGAGGCCCGAGGTGACGAGGTTGGCGCGCAGCAGCACCTGGGTGTGCGGGGCGGAGAACACCGTGGCGTTCTCGACGAGTTCGGCGAGCAGGTGGATGACGTCGGCGACGGCGTGTCCGCGCAGGGTGCCGTCGATCGGGGGCACGAGCTTGACGCGCGAGTACTGCTCGACCTCCGCGATGGCCGAGCGGAGCACCTCCGTCATGGAGACCGGGTTGCTCCACTGACGGCGTGAGACGGCGCCGCCGAGGACGGCGAGGTTCTCGGCGTGCCGGCGGATGCGGGTGGCGAGATGGTCGACGTGGAAGAGGCCCTTGAGGAGGTCGGGGTCCTCGATCTCGTGTTCCAGCTCGTCGAGGATGGAGATCTCGCGGTGCACGAGCGACTGAAGGCGCCGGGCGAGGTTGACGAAGACCTCGACCTTCTGTTCGCTGCCCGCCTGGCTGGAGAGCTGCGAGGCCTGGACGACCGCGGTGAAGGCGCCGTCGTGGGCGCGGGCGATGTCGGAGCCGAGGAGTTCGAAGTCGTCGGCGTCGGGCGCCGGCGCGCCGCGCGTGGCGCGGGCCGGGGGTGCGTCGCCGCGGCGCAGCGCCTCGACGAGGGCGCGCAGGTCCGTTTCGCCGCGGGCGCTGACGCGGCGCAGGGCGGCGAGGCGTTCGTGCACGGATCCGGCGGCACGGTCGGCGGCGACCAGGGCGATCACGATGCCCCCGAGGGCCACGCCGACCGCTCCGGCGATCACGGCGAACAGGGTGAGGGTGGGCCGCACCCCGGAGGAACGGACGATGAACAGGACGGCCGCACAGGCGCTGAGGGCGACCGCGAGCGGCGGCAGCACGGCGAGCCGCATGAGTTGGGGCCGTATGTGGGTCTCGGGCAGCGAGGGGACGGCACGGGCGACCGGCCGACCGTGCCGCCCGCCCTCACGGCGGTCTGCGCGGGGGGCCGGTGCTCGGAGGTGAGACATCTTCGTCCTCGTACTGGTGCGTCGGGACCTGGGGATCGCGCGTCTGCGCGAGTCGGGTGTGCGCCATCGCGGTGCCGGTCGGGAGCCGAGAAAAACGGCCCTGTGTTGCCCGGCGGCCACTCACAGTAGTCGGGAAGGAATCAGGTGCGGTGGGCAGTTGACAAACTCCTCCGGGCGGCGCCCCGCTCTGCTATGAGGCCTCGCACGGCAGACCGATTAGCTCTTCGGACGTACGTTCCCCCACCCCACCGAATCGATCAGGCCTGGTCGGAACCGGTCACGAACGGAGGGCGAGGGCCGGGGAGCGACGCACCCTCCGACCCTCGCCGTCCGCACGGTTGTGCGCCTGTCGTACGTTCTCTCCCGTGGGCATCAGCCCGCCGAAACGGCCTTGGGCTTTCCGCTGCCGCCGGCAGTACCCCCCTGGATTTCACCGGGCGTGTCGATCCGGCCCTCGTCCACATCAGCCGTACGAGTGACATCCGCCGCCCGAGGGCATCGGCTGCCCCGTCTGCGCCCACCCGCCGGGGGACAACCTCGGCGTCGGTTCGAAGGGCTCACCTGGGTGCGGCAGCGCGATCCGCGCGTTCGGCCGGGCGTATTCGCGGACGGGCGTGAAGTGCTTCCCGTCGAGTCCCAGGTCGATCACGTCCGTCCCCCGCTGGAGAACGCCGTCACGCACTCGGACGGAGCCCCTGTGGCCCTCGGGCGGGCCTTCGTGGTCACCCAGAACCGGTGCCGCCCGCCCAGTCCCGTACCTCGCCGTTCACCGGGACCCTGTCGAACAGTTCGTGCGTCCCGCGCCGGGGCGGGGTTCCCTGAACTGCCCCTCCGCCTCGACGCAGACGCCCCAGGCATGGCCATGCTCGGTCTTCCCGTGTCGGTGACCTGTCGGCCTGGGGTCAGTCAGCCCTTGAAGCTGTCCTTGCGCTCCGGGGAGGCCTCGGCGAGTGCCTCGGTGACGGCTTCGACGCCGGCACGCAGCCCGTATACGGGGGTCTCGGGCTGCTGGCGCCAGGAGTCGTCGAGGCCGCCCGCGTCGACGGAGTCGAAGCCGAGTTCGTCGATGAGGGCGCGGACGGTCCTCTTGGCCGCCTCGTCGTCACCGGCGACCGGCAGGGCCATCCGGTCGGGGTCCCCGGCCGGGAGCGGCCTGGCCAGGATGTCTTCGGCGTAGGTGCCGTTGAAGGCCTTGACCACGGGGTGTCCGAGGTGTCCCTCGGTCCAGCGGCTCTCGGTCAGGCCGTCGTCTTCGATGGCGGCGATCCGGCCGTCGCGCTGCTTCGGGTAGTAGTTGCCGGTGTCGATGACGACGAAGCCCTCGGCCGCCTTGTCGAAGAGGTCCGAGGGCAGGTCGGGTACGTTCTTCAAGGGGATCGTGACGACGACGACCTCGGCGCCGGCCGCCGCTTCGCCGACGGTGACGGGGGTCGCGCCGGTCTCCTCGGCGAGCGCACTCAGGGTCTGCGGGCCGCGCGAGTTGGCGATGGACACCTCGTGCCCGAGGGAGGTGAGACGGCGGGTCAGGTTGCCGCCGATGTTGCCTGCGCCGATGATGCCGATCTTCATGGTGTCTCCAGTGCGTGTGGGTGGTCACGTCTCGCGACGATCCGAACCTCCCGCCGGTGTCCCGCATTCCCGTCGGCATGACCAACGCCCCACAGCGCCCCCTCCGGGCATCCGGACGATTCTCGAACGCGGACCGGAATGCGTCGGAGGCAGGCGGGTGGGAGAGGTGCGGATCTGAGTCCCACTGGGGATCGACCCGGACGGGGTGGATACCCGCAAGGATCAAGCCCGAGATGCCTGATCATGCGCGTCCCGTCCGACCATCAGCTCGTCGTGCGGGCTTGCGACGGAGAGCAGGCGCCCTTCACCGACAGCGAGTTGCCGGGCAGGTGGAGAAGAAGCTGTTGCTCGGCCCCGAGGGCGTAGGCCATCAACGCCTCCGCCCGCTCCAGGACCCTGGGACTCGGTCCGGTCGTCCAGACCGGACACCGCGAGCATGTCCGCGCCGAAAAGCGCCTCCCGCAGGGCAGCTCGACCCCTCGGGCCGGCCCCCGGCCCTGCTTGTGGCCCGGGGGTGTGAAGGGCAACTGTCCTTGCGCCTGGTATGCCGTCAAGGCGCCGAGTACGGGAACTACCGAGCGGTCCATGGCGGGTCACACCCCTCACAGAGCGGGGGTGAAGCGGCCCCAGGCGCGGTGGCCACCGAGAAGGCGTGTCACCGCCTGCAGCACAGGGGGCCCGGTCTCGCCGAAGACCACCCCTGCGGGGCCCTCGGGGAGTCCGGCTGCCTCCAGTGCACTGACTCCTTCGCCCCAGGCCCCGAGGGCTTTGCCGTGACGGTACGCCTCGGTGACCATCAGCAGCAGGCGGGGGTCGACGGCTGTGACCACGGCAGCGTCGTCAGCCGCCTTGGCATCGCGGGCCCCGTAGGCGTCGGCGGCCGGAGCAGGAGCGCCGGCCAGCACCATCGCGTCGAACTCGGTGGACCGGGCAGTGGCGAAGGTGCGCTGCACGGTGACCGGGTCACCGTCCGGGTCCAGGACCCCGCCTGTCGGTGCGACGACCAGCGGGACCATGCCGGCGTCGAGGACTGCCCGGCGCACCTCACGTACACCGGCCAGGTCGTCCGTACCGCTGGTGACGATGCCGATGATCCGGCCGTCGACCGGCCAGTCCCCGCCCAGCTGGGACAGGGTGGGGCTCGGTTCGACCGCCGCCGACGGGAGGCTCGCCTCCGGGACCGGAAGGCCCAGACCGGACGCGACCCGGGTGCACAGGACCGGGTCGATGTTGGCGAGCACCTTCAGCGCCCGTTCCTTGATCACCGTCTCCCAGCACTTGCCGAGTTCGAAGGTGTAGGCGGCGACGATGTGTTCGCGCTCGGTGGGAGACATGCTGAGCCAGAACAGCCGGGCCTGGCTGAAGTGGTCGTCGAAGGACACCGCCGCGTCACGCACCTTGCGGGACGCGGGCACCTCGACCGGCACCTCGATGTACGCCCCGGTGTCCGCACCGGCGAGGAACGGGCAGCCGCCGTCAAGGGAGTTGGGCCGGTACGGTGCCACGCCGCGGTGGACCGCGGTCTGGTGCATGCCGTCACGCAGCATGTCGTTGACGGGCGCGTGCGTGCGGTTGATGGGGAGCTGCCCGAAGTTGGGCCCGCCCAGCCGGGTGAGCTGGGTGTCGAGGTAGGAGAACAGGCGACCCTGCAGCAGGGGGTCGTTGGTGACGTCGATCCCCGGAACCAGGTGTCCGACGTGGAAGGCGACCTGTTCGGTCTCGGCGAAGAAGTTCGACGGGTTGGCGTTGAGCGTCATCAGGCCGATCGGGCGGACCGGAGCGAGTTCCTCGGGGACGATCTTCGTCGGGTCGAGCAGGTCGATGCCCTGGAACATCTGGTCCTCGGTGTCCGGGAAGGTCTGCACGCCCAGTTCCCACTCCGGAAAGGCGCCCGCCTCGATCGCGTCCGCGAGGTCACGGCGATGGAAGTCGGGGTCCATGCCCGCGGTGATCTGAGCTTCCTCCCACACCAGCGAGTGCACACCCAGCTTCGGCTTCCAGTGGAACTTCACCAGCGTGGTCGCACCCTCGGCGTTGACCAGCCGGAACGTGTGGACGCCGAAGCCCTCCATCATCCGGTACGAGCGCGGGATACCCCGGTCGGACATGTTCCACAGCGTGTGGTGGGTCGCCTCCGTGTGGAGGGTGACGAAGTCCCAGAACGTGTCGTGGGCGCTCTGCGCCTGCGGGATCTCCCGGTCCGGATGCGGCTTGCCCGCGTGGATGACATCGGGGAACTTGATCGCGTCCTGGATGAAGAACACCGGGATGTTGTTGCCGACCAGGTCGAAGACGCCCTCGTCGGTGTAGAACTTCGTCGCGAAGCCCCGGGTGTCGCGCACCGTGTCGGCCGATCCGCGCGAGCCCAGGACGGTGGAGAAACGGACGAACACGGGCGTCTCGACGCCCTCGGCGAGGAAGGCGGCCTTGGTGATTCCGGCAGC is a window of Streptomyces sp. B21-083 DNA encoding:
- a CDS encoding NADPH-dependent F420 reductase; the protein is MKIGIIGAGNIGGNLTRRLTSLGHEVSIANSRGPQTLSALAEETGATPVTVGEAAAGAEVVVVTIPLKNVPDLPSDLFDKAAEGFVVIDTGNYYPKQRDGRIAAIEDDGLTESRWTEGHLGHPVVKAFNGTYAEDILARPLPAGDPDRMALPVAGDDEAAKRTVRALIDELGFDSVDAGGLDDSWRQQPETPVYGLRAGVEAVTEALAEASPERKDSFKG
- a CDS encoding catalase, with the protein product MSEKKNPVAAAAEKVVEKVQDVVRAGNEIPGAPGPEEPSVEEPTEERGPLLPKPDQRGPDTYSPTGQATGAPQKKVAQGGDRLTTAQGARLYDTDHSLKAGPRGPVLLQDHHLREKITHFDHERIPERVVHARGAAAHGVFRGYGAAAGITKAAFLAEGVETPVFVRFSTVLGSRGSADTVRDTRGFATKFYTDEGVFDLVGNNIPVFFIQDAIKFPDVIHAGKPHPDREIPQAQSAHDTFWDFVTLHTEATHHTLWNMSDRGIPRSYRMMEGFGVHTFRLVNAEGATTLVKFHWKPKLGVHSLVWEEAQITAGMDPDFHRRDLADAIEAGAFPEWELGVQTFPDTEDQMFQGIDLLDPTKIVPEELAPVRPIGLMTLNANPSNFFAETEQVAFHVGHLVPGIDVTNDPLLQGRLFSYLDTQLTRLGGPNFGQLPINRTHAPVNDMLRDGMHQTAVHRGVAPYRPNSLDGGCPFLAGADTGAYIEVPVEVPASRKVRDAAVSFDDHFSQARLFWLSMSPTEREHIVAAYTFELGKCWETVIKERALKVLANIDPVLCTRVASGLGLPVPEASLPSAAVEPSPTLSQLGGDWPVDGRIIGIVTSGTDDLAGVREVRRAVLDAGMVPLVVAPTGGVLDPDGDPVTVQRTFATARSTEFDAMVLAGAPAPAADAYGARDAKAADDAAVVTAVDPRLLLMVTEAYRHGKALGAWGEGVSALEAAGLPEGPAGVVFGETGPPVLQAVTRLLGGHRAWGRFTPAL